In Fluviicola taffensis DSM 16823, the following are encoded in one genomic region:
- a CDS encoding TonB-dependent receptor, translated as MKHLYLQILFLFLISPVFCQENATISGYLTEESSGEPIIGGQVFAPTIQKGAITNEYGFYSLTLPKGTYQLIYRGGGLPNDTISVDLTNNIVKNIELGKSVEIDEVEINAKKGDNVNSTKIGQIELDINLIKKLPAFLGEVDVLKTIQLLPGVSSVSEGGQGFYVRGGGPDQNLVLLDNAQVYNASHLFGFFSVFNSDAIKSVNLIKGSMPASYGGRLSSVLEVNMNEGNNKKFKVTGGLGLISSRLTLEGPIVKNKGSFIVSARRTYIDVFMKAFIKKSSAFYGSSYFFYDLNAKLNYRLGPKDKIYLSGYYGKDLFNFGNKNANFNVRMPWGNGIGAFRWNHQFSSKLFMNTTATLTDYLFSFGSEQDQFKFELKSGIRDLGGKVELSYFPNNRHSIKMGADYIYHTFTPTSVSASQEDVVFDTGLAQKLFSHESGIYAQDEVDITSWLRINAGIRVSMYQFTGPFTRYYKSPTGQIDSTKNYRKGEIIKSFFGFEPRISARFLLKDNSSIKAGFTYNNQYVHLASLSAVSLPTDIWYPSTDKSHPQKGWQASLGYFRNFSNNKWETSVEVYYKKMENVIEFKQGALPTDNVNDNTDNLLVYGTGWSYGAEFFIKRTFGKLTGWIGYTLAKTDRLFPDLQAEKYPAKYDRRHDLTLVGTYELNKHWTFGLSFIYASGNTLTLPNSWYFNNQDLLFNYGPRNSTRMAPYHRLDISATWYDKPTKTRIDKKTGEKMEVVKKFRQNVAFSVYNVYNRANPYFLYIDNSGSVTSNDFKISVKQVSLFPILPSITWNFEF; from the coding sequence ATGAAGCATCTCTACTTACAAATTCTCTTTTTGTTTCTTATTTCACCTGTTTTTTGTCAGGAAAATGCTACAATTAGTGGTTATTTAACCGAAGAAAGTTCTGGAGAACCAATTATTGGTGGCCAAGTCTTTGCACCAACTATTCAAAAGGGTGCAATTACTAATGAGTACGGCTTTTATTCTTTAACACTTCCCAAAGGAACATATCAACTCATTTATCGGGGAGGAGGATTACCAAATGACACTATTTCAGTGGACTTAACTAACAATATTGTCAAAAACATAGAACTTGGAAAATCCGTTGAAATTGATGAAGTAGAAATCAATGCCAAAAAAGGAGACAATGTGAACTCTACCAAAATTGGACAAATTGAATTAGACATTAATCTCATCAAGAAGCTTCCAGCCTTTTTAGGTGAAGTCGATGTGTTAAAAACCATTCAATTACTTCCTGGTGTTTCATCCGTTAGCGAAGGTGGACAAGGTTTTTATGTTCGTGGCGGAGGACCAGATCAAAACTTGGTATTGCTAGATAATGCTCAGGTTTACAATGCCTCTCACTTATTTGGATTCTTTTCTGTTTTCAATTCAGATGCCATTAAAAGTGTAAATTTGATAAAAGGAAGTATGCCAGCAAGTTATGGAGGCAGACTTTCATCTGTGCTTGAGGTAAACATGAATGAAGGGAATAACAAGAAATTCAAAGTCACTGGTGGTCTAGGACTTATATCTTCGCGATTAACTTTGGAAGGTCCAATTGTGAAGAATAAAGGTTCATTCATTGTTTCTGCTCGAAGAACCTACATCGATGTTTTCATGAAAGCATTTATCAAAAAATCGAGCGCCTTTTATGGATCTAGTTATTTTTTCTACGATTTAAACGCCAAATTGAATTACAGACTAGGTCCAAAAGACAAAATTTATTTGAGCGGGTATTACGGGAAAGATTTATTCAATTTCGGGAATAAAAATGCCAATTTCAATGTTCGCATGCCTTGGGGAAATGGAATTGGAGCATTTAGATGGAACCATCAATTTAGCAGTAAGTTATTCATGAATACGACTGCAACTTTAACCGATTATTTATTCAGTTTTGGATCCGAACAAGATCAATTTAAGTTTGAATTAAAATCAGGAATCAGAGATTTGGGAGGAAAAGTAGAATTATCGTATTTTCCAAACAATCGTCATTCCATCAAAATGGGAGCAGATTACATCTATCATACATTTACACCAACAAGTGTTTCTGCTTCACAAGAAGATGTGGTATTTGATACTGGATTGGCTCAAAAATTATTCAGTCACGAATCTGGAATTTATGCGCAAGATGAAGTGGATATTACTTCTTGGCTTCGAATCAATGCTGGAATTAGAGTCAGCATGTACCAATTTACAGGACCATTTACACGCTACTATAAAAGTCCAACAGGACAAATAGATTCCACAAAAAATTACCGAAAAGGAGAAATAATCAAGTCTTTCTTCGGATTTGAACCACGCATTTCAGCTCGCTTCTTATTAAAAGACAACAGTTCTATCAAAGCCGGATTTACTTACAACAATCAATACGTTCACTTAGCAAGTTTGAGCGCTGTTTCACTTCCAACTGATATTTGGTATCCAAGCACCGATAAATCGCACCCACAAAAAGGTTGGCAAGCAAGCTTGGGTTATTTTAGAAACTTTAGCAACAATAAATGGGAAACTTCTGTGGAAGTGTATTACAAGAAAATGGAAAACGTGATTGAGTTCAAACAAGGTGCTTTACCAACAGACAATGTGAATGACAACACCGATAATTTATTGGTTTATGGAACTGGCTGGAGTTATGGTGCTGAATTCTTTATCAAAAGAACATTTGGAAAATTAACTGGTTGGATTGGTTACACTCTTGCAAAAACAGATCGTCTCTTCCCTGATTTACAAGCTGAGAAATATCCAGCAAAATACGACCGAAGACATGACTTAACGCTTGTTGGAACTTACGAATTGAATAAGCATTGGACATTTGGTCTATCCTTCATTTATGCATCTGGAAACACATTAACCCTTCCAAATAGCTGGTATTTCAACAATCAAGATTTATTGTTCAATTACGGCCCTCGTAATTCCACACGGATGGCTCCATATCACCGATTAGATATTTCTGCAACGTGGTATGATAAACCAACAAAAACACGAATCGATAAGAAAACAGGAGAAAAGATGGAAGTTGTGAAGAAATTTAGACAAAACGTTGCGTTCTCTGTTTACAATGTTTACAACCGAGCGAATCCTTATTTTTTGTATATTGATAACAGCGGAAGTGTAACTTCTAACGATTTTAAAATTTCTGTGAAGCAAGTTTCCTTGTTTCCAATATTACCAAGTATCACATGGAATTTCGAGTTTTAA